A part of Rattus rattus isolate New Zealand chromosome 6, Rrattus_CSIRO_v1, whole genome shotgun sequence genomic DNA contains:
- the Ncapd2 gene encoding condensin complex subunit 1, with translation MSPHNFEFHLPLSPEELLKSRGVNQYVVQEVLPIKHLPTQLRAFQSAFRAQGPLAILDHFDTIYSIIHHFRSIEPGLKEDTLEFLMKVVSCHSQELSSILDDAALSGSDRSAHLNALKMNCYALIRLLESFENMTSQTGLIDLDIGGKGKKARAKTALGFVWEEERQPVLQLLTQLLQLDIRHLWSHSVIEEEFVSLVTGCCYRLLENPTISHQKNRSTKEAIAHLLGVALVRYNHMLSATVKIIQMLQHFEHLPSVLVAAVTLWATDYGMKSIVGEIVREIGQKCPQEMSRDTAGAKGFAAFLTELAERIPAALMSSMCMLLDHLDGENYMMRNAVLAAMAEMILQVLNGDQLEESARETRDQFLDILQAHGHDVNSFVRSRVLQLFTRIVQQKALPLTRFQAVVALAVGRLADKSVLVCKSAIQLLASFLANNPFSCKLSDTDLAGPLQKEIQKLQEMRAQRRTAAASAALDPEEEWEAMLPELKSTVQQLLKLPQEEAEQQIADGETAEEVKGRIHQLLARASYKQAILLTREATSRFQESEPFSHTEPEENDFLNLLGVIFKGSAASTQESPRDTDPGLTGSEDSPSVPEPEGSQRDDELVKQEMLVQYLQDAYSFSQKITEAIGVISKMMYENTTTVVQEVIEFFVMVFQFGVPQALFGVRRMLPLIWSKEPGVREAVLNAYRQLYLSPKGDSARATAQALIQNLSLLLVDASVGTIQCLEEILCEFVQKDEIKPAVIQLLWERATEKVPCSPLERCSSVMLLGMMARGKPEIVGSNLDTLVKVGLDEKFPQDYRLAQQVCLAIANISDRRKPSLGERHPPFRLPQEHKLFERLQEMVTKGFAHPDPFWIPFKEVAVTLTYQLAEGPDVICSQMLQGCAKQALEKLEKNTTEGDSKKTAPKLPTFLLMNLLSLAGDVALQQLVHLEQAVSGELGRRRVLREEQEHRTKAPKEKTTSSETTMEEELGLVGATADDTEAELVRSICEKELLDGTQVLAAFVPLLLKVCNNPGAYSNPELSAAASLALGKFCMISAPFCDSQLRLLFTMLEKSSLPTVRSNLMVVTGDLAIRFPNLVDPWTPHLYARLRDPAQQVRRTAGLVMTHLILKDMVKVKGQVSEMAVLLIDPVPQIAALAKNFFNELSHKGNAIYNLLPDIISRLSDPEGGVGEEPFHTIMKQLLSYITKDKQTESLVEKLCHRFRTARTERQYRDLAYCVSQLPLTERGLHKMLDNFDCFGDKLIDESVFSAFLSIVGKLRRGAKPEGKAVIDEFEQKLRACHTRGMDGIEELETGQGGSQRALSAKKPSAVSRQQPLTSVDSDNDFVTPKPRRTKPRRPHTQQRKSQRKAKVVFSSDESSEDELSAEMTEEETPKKTTPIRRASAQRHRS, from the exons ATGTCTCCCCACAACTTTGAGTTCCACCTGCCCTTATCTCCAGAGGAGCTGCTGAAAAGTAGAGGTGTGAATCAGTATGTTGTTCAGGAGGTACTACCCATCAAGCATCTTCCAACCCAGCTTAGAG CATTTCAGTCTGCCTTCCGAGCTCAGGGGCCCCTGGCCATACTGGACCACTTCGATACAATCTACAGCATTATACA TCACTTTCGAAGTATAGAACCTGGCCTCAAGGAAGACACCCTGGAATTCCTGATGAAAG TGGTATCCTGCCACTCCCAGGAACTGTCATCCATCCTGGATGACGCAGCTTTGAGTGGATCAGATAGAAGCGCCCACCTAAATGCCCTCAAAATGAACTGCTATGCCCTGATACGCCTCTTGGAGTCCTTCGAGAATATGACCAGCCAGACAGGCCTCATTGACCTGGACATTGGTGGGAAG GGTAAGAAAGCCCGGGCCAAAACAGCTCTTGGCTTtgtctgggaggaagagaggcaacCAGTCCTTCAGCTTTTAACACAGCTGCTCCAGCTAGACATTCGTCACCTGTGGAGCCACTCGGTAATTGAAGAGGAATTTGTCAG tttggttaCTGGCTGTTGCTACCGCCTGTTGGAGAATCCCACCATTAGCCACCAGAAGAACCGCTCCACCAAGGAGGCCATAGCACACCTGCTTGGGGTGGCCTTGGTCCGCTACAACCATATGCTCA GTGCGACCGTGAAGATCATCCAGATGCTACAGCACTTTGAGCACCTGCCCTCTGTCCTGGTGGCAGCTGTGACTCTGTGGGCAACGGATTATGGAATGAAGAGCATAGTGGGAGAGATCGTAAG AGAGATTGGACAGAAGTGTCCACAGGAGATGAGTCGAGACACAGCAGGGGCAAAGGGCTTTGCTGCTTTCCTCACTGAGCTGGCAGAGCGGATCCCAGCTGCCCTGATGTCCAGCATGTGCATGTTGCTAGATCATCTGGATGGAGAG aaTTATATGATGCGCAATGCTGTGTTAGCAGCTATGGCTGAGATGATACTCCAGGTTCTAAATGGTGACCAGTTAGAAGAATCGGCCCGAGAAACCAGAGATCAGTTCTTGGACATCTTGCAAGCTCATGGGCATGATGTGAACTCCTTTGTTCGAAGCCGTGTTTTACAACTCTTTACCCGAATTGTCCAACAAAAG GCGCTCCCCCTGACCCGtttccaggcagtggtggccttAGCAGTGGGACGTCTGGCAGACAAGTCAGTGCTGGTGTGTAAAAGTGCGATTCAGCTGCTGGCCAGCTTTCTAGCCAACAATCCCTTTTCCTGCAAG CTTAGTGATACCGACCTTGCCGGGCCACTGCAGAAGGAGATTCAGAAGTTACAAGAGATGAGAGCCCAGAGGCGGACTGCAGCTGCGT CCGCAGCACTAGACCCAGAGGAAGAGTGGGAAGCCATGTTGCCAGAACTGAAGTCTACCGTGCAGCAGCTTCTGAAGCTTCCCCAAGAAGAGGCAGAGCAGCAGATTGCCGACGGAGAGACTGCGGAGGAAGTGAAAGGACGCATCCACCAACTGCTTGCCAGAGCTAGTTACAA ACAGGCCATTCTTCTCACTCGAGAAGCTACCAGTCGCTTCCAGGAGTCTGAACCCTTCAGTCACACAGAGCCAGAGGAGAATGACTTCCTGAATCTCTTGGGTGTCATCTTCAAAG GCTCTGCAGCTTCCACACAGGAATCTCCTAGGGACACAGATCCAGGGCTAACTGGCAGTGAAGACTCTCCTAGTGTGCCTGAGCCTGAGGGGTCCCAGAGGGACGATGAGCTGGTGAAGCAGGAGATGCTGGTGCAGTACCTGCAGGATGCCTACAGCTTCTCCCAGAAGATCACAGAAGCCATTGGCGTCATCAGCAAGATGATGTATGAGAACACAACTACAG TGGTGCAGGAGGTGATTGAGTTCTTTGTGATGGTATTCCAATTTGGGGTACCCCAGGCCCTGTTTGGGGTACGCCGCATGCTGCCTCTCATCTGGTCTAAGGAGCCTGGTGTCCGGGAAGCTGTCCTTAATGCATACCGCCAACTGTACCTCAGCCCGAAAGGGGACTCGGCCAG AGCCACAGCGCAGGCCTTGATTCAGAACCTCTCGTTGCTGTTAGTAGATGCCTCCGTCGGGACCATTCAGTGTCTTGAAGAAATC CTTTGTGAGTTTGTGCAGAAGGATGAGATAAAGCCAGCAGTGATCCAGCTGCTGTGGGAACGGGCAACGGAGAAGGTCCCGTGCTCTCCTCTGGAGCGCTGTTCCTCTGTCATGCTTCTTGGCATGATGGCACG AGGAAAACCAGAAATTGTAGGAAGCAACTTAGACACCCTGGTGAAGGTAGGGCTGGATGAGAAGTTTCCACAGGACTACAGGCTGGCCCAGCAGGTGTGCCTCGCCATTGCCAACATCTCGGACAGGAGGAAG CCTTCCCTGGGTGAACGTCACCCTCCCTTCCGGCTGCCTCAGGAGCACAAGTTGTTTGAACGACTTCAGGAGATGGTCACAAAGG gCTTTGCACACCCAGATCCCTTCTGGATCCCATTCAAAGAGGTGGCAGTGACCCTGACTTACCAATTGGCAGAGGGCCCTGACGTGATCTGTTCCCAGATGCTACAAGGCTGTGCAAAGCAAGCCTTGGAGAAACTTGAGAAGAATACCACTGAGGGGGACTCTA AGAAAACAGCCCCTAAGCTCCCCACGTTCCTGCTGATGAACCTGCTCTCCCTGGCTGGGGATGTGGCCCTACAGCAGCTGGTCCATTTGGAACAGGCTGTGAGCGGAGAGCTGGGTCGGCGGCGAGTTCTTCGAGAGGAGCAGGAGCACAGGACCAAGGCCCCCAAGGAGAAG ACTACAAGCTCTGAaacaacaatggaggaagaaCTGGGGCTGGTGGGGGCCACTGCTGATGACACGGAGGCGGAGCTCGTCCGGAGCATCTGTGAGAAGGAACTGTTGGATG GCACTCAGGTACTCGCTGCCTTTGTTCCACTGCTGCTTAAAGTCTGCAACAACCCTGGCGCATACAGCAACCCAGAGCTCTCTGCAGCTGCTTCTCTGGCCCTTGGCAAGTTCTGCATGATCAG TGCCCCTTTCTGCGACTCCCAGCTCCGTCTTCTGTTCACCATGCTTGAGAAGTCTTCACTGCCCACTGTGCGGTCTAACCTCATGGTTGTCACTGGGGATCTGGCTATCCGCTTCCCTAACCTGGTGGATCCCTGGACTCCCCATCTGTATGCCCG CCTCCGAGATCCAGCTCAGCAGGTGCGGAGGACAGCGGGGCTGGTGATGACGCACCTGATCCTGAAGGACATGGTGAAAGTGAAGGGACAGGTGAGCGAGATGGCCGTGCTGCTCATTGACCCTGTGCCTCAGATTGCTGCCTTGGCCAAGAATTTCTTCAATGAGCTGTCCCACAAG GGCAATGCAATCTATAATCTCCTCCCTGATATCATCAGTCGCCTGTCAGACCCAgagggtggagtgggggaggagcCCTTCCACACCATCATGAA GCAGCTCCTCTCCTACATCACCAAGGACAAGCAGACTGAGAGCTTGGTAGAGAAACTGTGTCACCGGTTCCGCACAGCCCG AACTGAGCGTCAGTACCGGGATCTGGCCTACTGTGTGTCCCAGCTGCCCCTCACAGAGCGAGGCCTCCACAAAATGCTGGACAACTTTGACTGCTTTGGCGATAAGCTGATAGATGAGTCTGTCTTCAGTGCTTTCTTGTCAATTGTGGGCAAACTGCGTCGTGGGGCCAAGCCTGAGGGCAAG GCTGTAATAGATGAGTTTGAGCAGAAGCTTCGTGCCTGTCACACCAGAGGCATGGATGGAATAGAGGAGCTTGAAACTGGCCAAGGAGGCAGCCAGCGCGCCCTGTCTGCCAAGAAACCCTCCGCCG TCTCAAGGCAACAGCCTCTGACTTCTGTAGACTCAGACAATGACTTTGTCACACCTAAGCCTCGACGTACCAAACCCCGTCGTCCACATACTCAGCAACGCAAGTCCCAGAGGAAAGCCAAAGTTGTCTTCTCAAGTGACGAGTCCAGTGAAGATG AACTTTCAGCGGAGATGACAGAAGAAGAGACACCCAAGAAAACCACCCCCATCCGCAGAGCATCTGCGCAAAGACACAGGTCCTAG